From a single Lolium rigidum isolate FL_2022 chromosome 7, APGP_CSIRO_Lrig_0.1, whole genome shotgun sequence genomic region:
- the LOC124670634 gene encoding histone-lysine N-methyltransferase family member SUVH9-like, translating to MVRATVTTAADLLLVRNVSRRARLTFEALRGHYTRRGSTRPDMAALSTMLSRNLCLYRDKRIVGPVPGVFVGDVFNYRAELIVVGLHNHTQAGIGYVPASLVSEGHPVATSIVSSGGYLDDSDGGDVLVYTGSGGRPRNGGEHHADQAFERGNLALAYSCKYGVEVRVIRCHDCDASPSAKLYVYDGLYKVESTAYGPGKSGREVCKFNLVRIPGQEELGSKIWHASRKLASMLDANTRPPGYITLDLAKGKEAVRIPVCNTVDQNTSPTEFEYIARPEFPPSMVPPKLARRRRCCIYSKTACGGGSSSCSCACVKRNGGGGPAYNADGTLVRGLPVVYECGVLCGCPLSCPNRVTQRGMTHRLEVFRSSETEWGVRTLDLIQPGAFICEFTGVAMDTAGNATGSSTYWGGILDPRKFPARWREWGDASAALTDEGPSRFPQCPAPEYLLDVSLRRNFATYICHSGAPNAFVEFVIRGDENESCPHLMVFAMETIPPMCELSIDYGLDQ from the coding sequence ATGGTGCGGGCGACCGTCACCACGGCGGCAGACCTCCTCCTGGTCCGCAACGTGTCCCGGCGCGCGCGGCTGACCTTCGAGGCGCTCCGCGGGCACTACACCCGCCGCGGCAGCACCCGTCCCGACATGGCCGCCCTGAGCACGATGCTCTCCCGAAACCTCTGCCTCTACCGCGACAAGCGCATCGTGGGCCCGGTCCCGGGCGTCTTCGTGGGCGACGTCTTCAACTACCGCGCCGAGCTCATCGTGGTCGGCCTGCACAACCACACGCAGGCCGGCATCGGCTACGTGCCCGCCAGCCTCGTCAGCGAGGGCCACCCCGTCGCCACCAGCATCGTCTCCTCCGGGGGCTACCTCGACGacagcgacggcggcgacgtGCTCGTGTACACGGGGAGCGGCGGCCGCCCGCGCAACGGCGGGGAGCACCACGCGGACCAGGCGTTCGAGCGCGGCAACCTCGCGCTGGCCTACAGCTGCAAGTACGGCGTCGAGGTGCGCGTCATCCGCTGCCACGACTGCGACGCCAGCCCCAGCGCCAAGCTCTACGTCTACGACGGGCTCTACAAGGTCGAGTCCACCGCCTACGGCCCCGGCAAGTCCGGCCGGGAGGTCTGCAAGTTCAACCTCGTGCGCATCCCCGGCCAGGAAGAGCTCGGCAGCAAGATCTGGCACGCGTCCAGGAAGCTCGCCAGCATGCTCGACGCCAACACCCGCCCGCCGGGATACATCACGCTCGACCTGGCCAAGGGCAAGGAGGCGGTCCGTATCCCCGTCTGCAACACGGTGGATCAAAACACCTCTCCCACTGAATTTGAGTACATTGCCCGTCCTGAATTCCCGCCGTCAATGGTGCCGCCCAAGCTGGCGAGGCGCCGCAGATGCTGCATTTATTCAAagacggcgtgcggcggcgggtcATCATCTTGCAGCTGCGCCTGCGTGAAGAGGAACGGCGGAGGCGGCCCGGCGTACAACGCCGACGGCACGCTCGTCAGGGGGCTGCCGGTGGTGTATGAGTGCGGCGTCCTGTGCGGGTGTCCCTTGAGCTGCCCCAACCGGGTGACGCAGCGAGGGATGACGCACCGGCTGGAGGTCTTCAGGTCCAGCGAGACGGAGTGGGGTGTCAGGACGCTGGACCTCATCCAGCCGGGCGCCTTCATCTGCGAGTTCACCGGAGTCGCCATGGACACCGCTGGCAATGCCACCGGCTCGTCGACGTACTGGGGCGGCATCCTGGATCCGAGGAAGTTTCCAGCAAGATGGAGGGAGTGGGGCGACGCCTCCGCTGCCCTTACGGATGAGGGACCTTCCCGGTTCCCGCAATGCCCGGCACCGGAGTATCTGCTCGACGTGTCTTTGAGGAGGAACTTCGCCACCTACATCTGTCACAGTGGCGCGCCGAATGCATTCGTCGAGTTCGTGATCCGTGGCGATGAAAATGAGTCCTGCCCCCACCTGATGGTGTTCGCCATGGAAACCATCCCGCCGATGTGCGAGCTGAGCATCGACTACGGCCTTGATCAATGA